Below is a genomic region from Lysobacter terrestris.
ACGGCCGCGTCGGCGCGCAGGTGAAGTTCAACCAGAACTGGGGCGTCACCGGTGACGTCAAGTTCGCCGACGGCGACACCCAGTACTTCGTCGGCCCGCGCCTGACGTTCTAAGCGACACGAACGGGCCGGTTTCCCCCGACCGGCCCGTTCTCTGCAGTGCTACACGCGACAAATCTCTCTCTCCCCCGAATCTGTCGCGGATTGAAGCCCGGTCCTTCCGGGCTTCTTTTTGCCTGCAGGTTTTGCATGGCGCTCGTCTCCGGCGATCGCCGCTTCGCGCAGCACAACGCACGCGCCCGCGCCGCGCCCCTGTCGACACCCTCGCGTTGCCGCGATGTCCGCCCTCGCCGCGCAGCGACGTTGCTCAAGTCAGGGGGCACCACCATGGATCGCAGGGACTACAGGACGTCGCGCATGCGCAACTGGCTGGCCATGCTGCTGATGGCGATCGCGGCGCTGGCCGCGTTGCAATCGCACGCAGGCACGCCGGCCGCATCGCGGCACGTCGTCATACGCTGAACGTGCGAGTGCGCGCAGCGCGCGGATTCAGTCGAACAGGCCGACCGGGTATTCGGGCTTCTGTTCGCGCGCGAGCAGCTGGCGCAGCGCGTCGGCCGGGGTGAGCTCGCCGTGCAGCACGCGCTGCACGCCGCCGGAGATCGGCAGTTCGATCCCGTGCTTGTCCGCTTGGCGCATGACTTCGTCGGCGGTCTGCACCGATTCCACCACCTGGCCGATCTCGCGCACGGCATCGGCGATCGACTGGCCGCGACCGAGGGCGAGGCCGAGGCGGCGGTTGCGCGAGAGGTCGCCGGTGCAGGTCAGCACCAGGTCGCCGAGGCCGGCCAGGCCCATCAGGGTTTCCGCCTTGCCGCCGATCGCCTGGTTGAGGCGCAGCATCTCGTTGAGGCCGCGGGTGATCAGGCCAGCGCGGGCATTGAGCCCGAGCTGCATGCCATCGGCGACGCCGGTGGCAACCGCCAGCACGTTCTTCATCGCCCCGCCGAGTTCGGCACCGAGCATGTCGTCGCCGGTGTAGGCACGGAACGCCGGGCCGTGCAGCACGTCGGCCACCGCCTGCGCGAACGCCGGCGTGTCCGAGTGCACGGTGAGCGCGGTCGGCAGGCCGAGCGCGACTTCCTTGGCGAAGGACGGGCCGGTGACCACGGCCAGCGGCACGTCGTCACCCAACACTTCGGCGGCGACTTCGTGCAGGAAGCGCCCGCTGCCCGGTTCGAAGCCCTTGGTCGCCCAGGCCACGCCGGCGTGCGCCGGGCGCAGCGGGGCGAGCGCGTGCAGGGTTTCGGCGAAGGCGTGCGAGGGCACCACCACCAGCACCAGGTCGGCGCCGGTGACGCAGGCGGCGAGGTCGGTGGTGGCGCTCAGGGTGTCCGGCAATTCGATGCCGGGCAGGTAGCGCGGGTTCTCGTGGCGCGCGTTGATCGCCGCGATGCACTCCGCATCACGACCCCACAGCACGGCGTTGCAGCCGTGGCGGGCGATGAGCGCCGCGAGCGCGGTGCCCCAGGAGCCGGCACCGACCACCGCCACGCGCGGTGCGCGGGCGCTGGTGTCCGGGGACGGGGGACTGGCGGAAGCGATGGCGCTCATCCGTCGGCGTTGCGACGAGGACGGTGGCCTGGGCGTTGCCGCCCCGGAACCCCCGATCCCCGCCGCGTCAGGCCGTCAGGCGTTGCCGGCGGTCTCGGCGCCGGCGAGGCTGGCACCGTCGTTCGCCTGCTGGGCGGCGCGCTGGCGCAGGCCTTCGGCGTACAGGGCTTCGAAGTTGATCGGCTGCAGGAAGAACGGCGGGAAGCCGCCGGCCTGGATCAGGTCGCTGATCAGCTGGCGCGCGTACGGGTACAGCACGGTCGGGCAATGCACGCCGAGCATGCCGTCGAGCGTGGCGGCGTCGAAGCCGGCCAGGCCGAACACGCCGGCCTGCTTCACTTCGGCCACGTAGATGGTCTTGTCGCCGACGGTGCAGGTCAGGTTGATGCCGAGCACGACTTCGTAGGCGTTGTCGTTGAGGCGCTGCACGGCCTGCTGCAGGTTCATCTGCAGCTGCGGCTGGGTCTGCTCGTTGAACACGGCCGGGGCGCCCGGGACCTCGAACGACACGTCCTTGGCGTAGATCTTCTCGACCGTGAACACCGGGCCGGTGGCTTCTTCAGGGGCGGCGCCGTTGGCGATTTCGTCGGACATCGGTGTTACTCCAAGCAGGAATTTCGGAAAAGGCGGCGATTATGGCATGGCCGTTCGGGACGGCCGGTTCAGTCGCAAGGGGGGTCGGATGACCCGGCACCCGTTCGACTTGGGGCGGCCGCGGGGCGTTCGCAAGCCCCCGCCCGCCGGCAGATCCGGTCGGGTCAGCCCCGGCCCTTCACCAGCGGCAGGTCGGCCTGCTGCCAGGCGGCGACGCCGCCGTCGAGCCAGTAGACGCTCTCGAAGCCGGCCTTCTTCAGGCGCTTGGCCGCGTCCGCCGAGGCCTGGCCGGTGCGGCACACCAGCACCACCGGCAACGCCTTGGCGGCGGCCAGCAGCTTGTTCTCGGGATCGAACTGGCTGGGCTGCACCGACTTGCTGCCGGCGATGTGGCCCTTCTCGAAGTCGTTGCTCGCCGACAGGTCGACCACCAGCGCGTTGTCGCGGTTGATCAGAGCGGTCAGTTCGGCCGGGCGCAGCGCCTTGAAGCCGCGGAACAGGCGCGCGATCTCCGTGTAGACCAGCGCGACGGTGATCGCCACCAGGCCGAGCGAGAGCATCGGGTGGCGTTCGGCGAAGGCAAGCAGTTCTTGAAAGTCCACGGAGTACGGCCAGCGGGCGGGAGGGGGCGCGATTGTCGCCCAGGGGGCGGTGGGGCGCAAAAAAGCGCGCCGTGACGGCCCGCCGCGTCGGTGCCGCCGGGCGGCCGCGCTATCGGCGCCCGCTCAGCGCGGGAT
It encodes:
- a CDS encoding NAD(P)H-dependent glycerol-3-phosphate dehydrogenase; translated protein: MSAIASASPPSPDTSARAPRVAVVGAGSWGTALAALIARHGCNAVLWGRDAECIAAINARHENPRYLPGIELPDTLSATTDLAACVTGADLVLVVVPSHAFAETLHALAPLRPAHAGVAWATKGFEPGSGRFLHEVAAEVLGDDVPLAVVTGPSFAKEVALGLPTALTVHSDTPAFAQAVADVLHGPAFRAYTGDDMLGAELGGAMKNVLAVATGVADGMQLGLNARAGLITRGLNEMLRLNQAIGGKAETLMGLAGLGDLVLTCTGDLSRNRRLGLALGRGQSIADAVREIGQVVESVQTADEVMRQADKHGIELPISGGVQRVLHGELTPADALRQLLAREQKPEYPVGLFD
- the secB gene encoding protein-export chaperone SecB, with amino-acid sequence MSDEIANGAAPEEATGPVFTVEKIYAKDVSFEVPGAPAVFNEQTQPQLQMNLQQAVQRLNDNAYEVVLGINLTCTVGDKTIYVAEVKQAGVFGLAGFDAATLDGMLGVHCPTVLYPYARQLISDLIQAGGFPPFFLQPINFEALYAEGLRQRAAQQANDGASLAGAETAGNA
- a CDS encoding rhodanese-like domain-containing protein translates to MDFQELLAFAERHPMLSLGLVAITVALVYTEIARLFRGFKALRPAELTALINRDNALVVDLSASNDFEKGHIAGSKSVQPSQFDPENKLLAAAKALPVVLVCRTGQASADAAKRLKKAGFESVYWLDGGVAAWQQADLPLVKGRG